Within Pecten maximus chromosome 15, xPecMax1.1, whole genome shotgun sequence, the genomic segment caCTCGAGTGATACTATAAACACATGACAGTATGGATCATCAGTAGTAACTAATACGGACCCTGTAAacgtcatacatgtagtatcatatAATAATTGGTCACGTGTGTTTCCACGAAGTGAATTCAGGCGTACTATTCACGGAAACTGTTTATCTAGAAGTCGCCCTGATTTTTAAATAACAACCTGTTTGAGCAGTGCTGTCTTGGCAGAGCAGGTAAAATTGTCTGATAATACTAATCTCACAGATTCTACTCCCAAGTTTGAATTGTTTTCGTATCTATtaggctgttaataggacgttaaaaacaaaactaaagtATCAATTAGGCGTACTGGAACTAAAATAGATAAAGGGTTCTATTTTTCTATTCATTAATATTTCTACTTTCGCTTTTAAATTTGATTCCGGACATGATTTTTTCTCCACGAGATCAATTGATTTGAAGGCGTATGATTCAGAAAatacatcaattattaattataaatatattctaCAGTGTATAACAGTCCTTAACCGTAAAACACTATCGCCAGGCGATTCGTAATCTATATATATGCATGCTATAAATAACATTATTGCCGAACAATGGCATTTAATTGGTACATGACCGTTTATTTTGTGTGTTAGCATTGTATTAATAATATCACAAACCGAATAAATCATATCAATACAATTTCATTCGGTTTCTGATATTATCTGAAGTTCAAGAtgtttatatgttgtttatacatatgtatgtcagaaaaaaaatatttaaaaacagatgGTTAAACCCGTTTTGTCCCTCGGGACTAATTAACTTCCTCAATGATATTAAACTAGTTTACACTAGATCTTCAGGACGTCTGGTGACGACACAGAGAAAGGTAACTTGATTTAGACAAAAGATAAAGTAGTATTGGGGTTGATAATTGTCCAGCTACAACACCTATAAACGTTTTTATATGTCTGTGGCACTGATAATGCTTGCCAGTGTTGACCGATTCGCTGACTCATATtcgggtatatatatacacccatGTATGGAGAcaacattacatacaatgtaacctCTTTATGAGTTATTTAGAATAATTAAAGTTTGTAATAAGAAGGCCTACACGGCTGTAGTCTTATTTTACTGCTTATATTGTTGGGGGGAACTTCCTGAACTAGTGTTGGTGTTGGTCTAAGACAGTCACCATTTTGATAGTCGTACTCAAATGTGATTTATTTATAGACAATGACACATAGTTATTACAAGTAAACAgttgtatacactgtattaccGGTGTACATACAACGCTAGCTTTACTGGGACAACGACATCGCCGGCCCCCACAGAGTCCTCTAGTTTTAACTCGTAAACCTCACAAAATAGCATCAGCGTGTCGTTTATACGTCAGAAAGTAGAATCCTTGTGTCGTTTATACGTCAGAAAGTATAATCCCTGTGTCGTTTATACGTCAGAAAGTAGAATCCCTGTGTCGTTTATACGTCAGAAAGTAGAATCCCTGTGTCGTTTATACGTCAGAAAGTAGAATATCTGTGTCGTTAATACGTCAGAAAGTAGAATCCTTGTATCGTTAATACGTCAGAAAGTAGAATCCTTGTATCGTTCATACGTCAGAAAGTAGAACAACTGTGTCGTTTATAAGTCAGAAAGTAGAATCCTTGTGTCGTTTATACGTCAGAAAGTAGAATCACTGTGTTGTTTATACGTCAGAAAGTAGAACCACTGTGTCGTTTATACGTCAGAAAGTAGAATCACTGTGTCGTTTATACGTCAGAAAGTAGAATCactgtgtcgttattacgtCAGAAAGTAGAATCCCTGTGTCGTTTATACGTCAGAAAGTAGAATCCCTGTGTCGTTTATACGTCAGAAAGTAGAATCCTTGTGTCGTTTATACGTCAGAAAGTAGAACCACTGTGTCATTTATACGTCAGAAAGTAGAATCACTGTGTCGTTTATACGTCAGAAAGTAGTATCCTTGTGTCGTTTATAAGTCAGAAAGTAGAATCACTGTGTCATTTATGCGTCGGAAAGTAGAATAATTGTGTCGTTATTACGTCAGAAAGTAGAACTGTGTTGTTTTTACGTAAGAAAGTAGAATCAGTGTCGTTTATAAGTCAGAAAGTAGAATCCCTATGTCGTTTATACGTCAGATAGTAGAATCACTGTGTCGTTTATAAGTCAGAAAGTAGAATCAGTGtcgtcagtaatgttaattTGGACGAGTTTGAtgacatttatacaaaatacaacCCTATGTTAAGTGATCTAAACATTGTTGTCCATTGTCGACAATCGACATCGACAATCTGAATAACTTACACGCGAGGGAAACCGAGGCAAATATTGGCATGCTGATGATAACCGACAGGGTTTGAAAAATGGAACTTGAATGGTCAACATTAAAATTCCTAATACGGTCGGAACTAGGAGAATTTTTTGCTAGGAGGTCGAAATTGATAAAGACGGTTGCTTGTTCCCTGTATGCAACGCTTTTGTTCCGGATTGAAACTAAATCAGGATTATTGCTTTAGCAACGTTCCTTTGTAATTCTAAATTATAAgaattttcaaaacaatgataaatgttacatttagtaaatatctcGCCACGAGTGCTCCAAAATGTAATAGTATATTCCCTATAGGATGAGGATAAGAAATCGCTCCCGAAGAGATAAGTTTCTCGTATTCAATCCTACGGCTCCAACACGAATTTTATCAAGATTTCCCTCCAAGAGATCATGTGGTCATCGCGTGAATTATCATAGAAAATCATGCGCACGCTACACTTAACCAATGTTTTATAATAGTTTACATCAGCCAGTTAAGGTGTTATTAGAGGATACAATACGAAATATTATTTACATGATGTATTTTCAGATTTAATACGAAGGATATAAAAGCCCAAAATGAGTGCAACCAGACGTCCAACTGATGGGCAGGTTTCCAGAACCGTAACAGGTATACTTATTGAGTACTTCCCGTATCATGATACTGCTCTGATTCGCGGTCAGACCATGATTTCTATAGCAAATGTAAAGATAAAAACGAACAATCAAATGTCCTGTAATTCTgataaaattttcattaaacTTTGAAACACTATGACGAGGTTTTTAGTTGGAATTTGAATGCTTATCCCTGAAAGCAAAAGAAAATATTGAGTCACTACAATGTTTCTGTGAAGTTGTGCTCAGAAAGAAACAACACATGTAGGGAGAAAGTTCATTATAGGTCAGCGAGTTCATGACGCTATGTTTAATCAGTTGTGTAGTGTTTCTGTTGATTTTTATCTTATAGAGTTTTAAGATAATTTATTGTGTATCGGCTTAATCTAAATGGTgctattttttattattaaaagcTGTGTCTGGAAGTCAAGCAAGTTCTTCAACGCCATCTTTCCCAGGACAGGGACACCCCTTGGTCTCCGGACCTCAATCAATGAAAGGTATATGTTAACACCCTTTAAGAAGTTTTAATGCAAATATCTCACATAAAAAATTACCAGTGTATTTTCAATCCACCAGTTGTGATACAAATGTTTGAAATCCTTAATTACCAACTCTGATCTATGTATAAATGTCTATCATATATACGTACCTTGTTTTAATACATAAGTTATATATTAGATAGCCACTCACGTTGGACCAGATGGACACGTCCCTATTGGTATATTGTAGGAATTCTATAAAGTGATTTCATTGGTTTAAATATGCAAAGGTGACATTTTTCACGGTTGATTTGTTTCATTCCATTGTATGCGGTTAATAAATATTCTTGTATCTTGGTGCGAGTATTAAATTGCATTctattacatttatttgtttattgtattctttatatcatctttaaaattaaaaagattACATAAACATCATTAAGTTTGAATGAGCCAAGTAAAGGTGAGATATTCGTAGCCAAAACAAACGATACAGCAAATAAAATTATTTCCTTTTGCCATGAAAAATATCTTTGTGTTGTTGGTCCGACTGTTAAACATAAGAATTTCCTGCCGTAACTGAGCGGTGTTGAACAATTCACATGAAGGTATACATTGCAATTTAGATATTATCATCATCTGATAGACGATTTTCTATGATCATGTCAAGGGTATTGGGTACCTTtaaagtgcgaaacgaaagcaaaacaaaacgaaacggaacgaaacgaaacgaaacgaaacgaaatcaaacgaaacgaaaaatgaaaacattgaaatttaaaaacaaagtaaatagaaaaaatattagacTTTACAAAGGCCTAAGTGCCCCATTCTCATTAGTGTGtaaaacaacacacaggaatAAATTCATCGCAATAGGAAGAAAGAAGCATGACGAATGCTTGCCCTCATGTATGAGGACATTTTTGGTATCTGTATctctttaaaaataataataataataataataatcccaaacaaacaaactattaCAGCCTTGTGGCCTTTCAGCGGACGAGAATAGATACGAAATTAAGTAGAATGGGAACAGTATAGAATGAAAAACAAAGTGGGGTGGAAGAGTGGATAAACTATATTCCCTTTTCAATCATAGGAAATCTACATAACTAATCCAGTACTCAAATATTGTCTAAAACATATCCAGAATTCTTCACAGTTCATCAAAGTTAAAGAAATAGCGTCGTCCTCTGATGTTTCAATTCTGTCTGCACTCTCGACACCAGCAATACGGGAACAGCGCGTTAAGCCGGCGTTTATATACGAATCGCGCCTTTCAAGTACAGCAATTTCCCCGGAACTCTAATTTTTCACGATCagatacacacatacaaattcattctttcctgtgtgttgttttaacaccgaTGAGACTGGGACACTTAGGCCTTTGTAAAGTctaaatttttaatttgttaatgttttcatttttcgtttcgtttcatttcgtttgatttcgtttcgtttcgttttggTTTCGTTTCGCACTTAACAGGTACCCCAGAGTATTCGGCCGACCATCACTACGCCATCAAAAATTCTTTATACGCGGTTTGGTAAACAATAATGACTATTCATGCATAGTTACTAgaaaattaaaacttaaaatatttaaatgttgctATTTTCGAGGATAGATGATATAATAAAACCAGGAAAAGGCGAGCTTGATAGTGACTATAGTGACTGAATTCGTCATATTGCTATTTCAGATTGGCAATTTTATTTCGACACATTAGCACCAGGATTATCGGCAAAACTAGATGACCTGGGAACCTATTTGGGGGTTTCAACTGATAAATTGGATACCATCCGAAAGGAATACCCAACTCAGCAGCATGAGATATGTTTTCACTTGTTATGGACATGGTACAAGAACAGCACTACATCTGGAAAGAATGATGGCGAGAAGCTGAAGAATTTACATCAGGCTTTGGAAGACGTTGGGCTACATATTCTTACTCATGAGGACATTCCATCGAGGGGAAATTATCAATTTACCGGAGAAGTTATCAGCGGCACAACCTCTTTCAAGGACGATAGGGAAATACTAAAAGTAGCCAAGAGGACTTTGACTGCTTCTGCCCGACTCGGGAGGTATTTTGGATTGGAGGAAGAAGACATACAACGTGTTGTCAGCGATAACAATTCAGAAACCGTCAAACAAGCACGGGGTATTATTAAGGCTTGTGTAGATCGCAATCTTCTGCAAACTCGTCAAGATCTCTGCAACGGACTTAACTATATACAGGATACCAAAATGATTGACGAAATGAAAAAAACTTGGTCTTGTTAAAGGTTGTATTTCACAAAGAGAACGTTTTGATTGTTCCTGTTGGACTTGATGCCCTTGACCAAGGCAATATGAAAAGTTTATTTTGATTGCAAGGAATTAAAACAAACTTGGTTATAATTAAATGcatcattttttaaaagtaacttggtaaaaaatattttattcaatagcACGAAGCAAACACGAACGGACTCTCCAAACGCCATACCACACGAAGGAattacaatgatatattgatgttgATTATAAACTTTTCCCTCATTCTTCAATAACGATCAAATATTTCATCACTAACATCTGGCCTTCCTACAGAAGGTTATGGTGTAAGACTGATAAAGAATAATAAATAATAGCCTATATTATTGATAACGGAGGGAGAAGATAAATGTACAATCTACACATTGTCCTTATATCTTAAGGTTTTTCTAagtttgtgtatatgtatatactctTGGTTGTCCCACGCTGGccaaaataaatagatattttgCTACCAAGCCTTTGAGGTGTGTTTAAATGTGGTCTTACTATTATCCAGGGTCAATGTACAGTCTAATAGAATACACTGTCGCATGTTTATATTAAATCTATTCTTTCTAGATGGGGCAAAATATATAATCCAAATAGCCAGCTCAAAAACTAACGTAATGATTAATGTTGACTAGGTGTATCAGATAACGCTATCAATAACAGGTTATTATCAACATGACGCCAACATAGTGATATTAATAGACACGTGTGGAGATATGTGGGGGTAATTACAGagtgatatttatagacacGTGTGTAGATATGTGGGGTAGTTATAGAGTGATATTTATCGACATGAGTGTTGATATTTGGGGTAGTTGTATAGTCATATTGATAGAACCATGTGTAGATATATTGGAT encodes:
- the LOC117343620 gene encoding uncharacterized protein LOC117343620 codes for the protein MSATRRPTDGQVSRTVTAVSGSQASSSTPSFPGQGHPLVSGPQSMKDWQFYFDTLAPGLSAKLDDLGTYLGVSTDKLDTIRKEYPTQQHEICFHLLWTWYKNSTTSGKNDGEKLKNLHQALEDVGLHILTHEDIPSRGNYQFTGEVISGTTSFKDDREILKVAKRTLTASARLGRYFGLEEEDIQRVVSDNNSETVKQARGIIKACVDRNLLQTRQDLCNGLNYIQDTKMIDEMKKTWSC